The genomic stretch CACCTCGGGGAAGGCGAACTCCGAGCGGAGCGTCGCGATGCGGAAGTCGCAGGCCACGGCCAGCTCGAGGCCGGCTCCCATGGCGAAGCCGTCGATGGCCGCGATGACGGGCTTGCGGCAGCGCTCGGCGGAGGTGAGCGTGTCCCCCCACAGCTCGAGGTCGGCGGGGGCGAGGGTCAGGAACTCCGCGACGTCCCCGCCGGCGCTGAAGGCCTTGCCCCCCGCCCCGCGGACCACGATCACGCGGACCCCCTCGTCGGCCTCGAGGCCGGCGAAGATGCCCGGGAACTCGTTCCGCATCGCCACCGTCATGGTGTTCATCTTGGGCTGCCGGTCGATCCAGAGTATCGCCACGGCGCCCTTCCGCTCCACCCGCAGGAACTCGCTCATGCAGTGACCTCCACGTAGTGTCCATCGCGCAGGAGCCGGCGGAGGATCTTGCCGGAGGCGGTCTTCGGGATCTCCTTGACGAAGACGAAGCGCCGCGGCCGCTTGAAGCTGGCGAGGTCGCCGCTCTCGCGGCAGTGCCGGTCGAGCACCTCCGCAGTCAGGCCCGCGTCCCCGGCCACGACGAAGGCCACCACCCGCTCGCCCCACTTCTCGTCGGGCTCGCCCACCACCGCGACGTCCCGCACCTCGGGATGCCGGGCCAGCGCCTCCTCGACCTCCACCGGGTGGATGTTCTCCCCCCCGCTGATGATCATGTCGTCGACCCGGCCGGAGACGAAGAGATCCCCGGCCTCGTCGAGGTAGCCCATGTCGCCGGTGAAGTACCAGCCGTCGCGGAGCGCCTTCGCATCCGCGTCCGGGCGGTTCCAGTAGCCGGCGAAGGCCTCCTCGGAGTCCAGGCTGGCGATGATCTCGCCCTTCTCGCCGGCCGGCACGGTCTCGTCGGGCCCCACGCGCCGCTCCGCGCTCGCCGCGACGACGCGCAGCCGCGAGTGGATCCCGGGGCGGCCGGCACAGCCGGGCTTGGTGTGGACATCCGGGAAGACCGAGAACGTGTAGATCTCAGTGGACCCGTAATGGTTCACGAAGGTCACGGGGCGGAAGGCGGCCACGCAGGCCCCGGTGAGCGCGGCCAGCATGGGCGCGCCCGCGTAGGCGAGCTTCCTCACCGATGCGACCCGCTCCGGCCTGAACGCCGGGGAGTGCACCAGATCGTGGTAGAGCGTGGGGATGAGGTAGAGCGCGGTGAGCCGCTCCGTCTCGATGTGCGAGAGCGCCGCGCCCGCGCTCCAGTCCGCCTGGCAGACGAAGCAGCCGTTCACCGCGACCATGCTCGTCAGCGAGTGGATCCCCATCGTGTGGTAGAGCGGCATGACGCCGAGCGTGCGCTCACCCCACTGGTAGCCGCACTGGATCACGTGGGCGAGGGCACCCGCGTGGTGGTTCCGGTGGGTTCGCGGCACGCCCTTGGGCCGGCCCGTCGTCCCCGAGGTATAGAGGATGAGGGAGAGATCGCCCTCCGCCACGGGCGACGAGAGCGCGGCGGCCCCCGCCCCCGACGCCAGCAGCTCGGCGAACGCCAGCGTCCCCCCGGGCGGGGCGTCGCCGACAAAGACGAGGCGCCCCCGCCATCGCTGCGTCGCCTCGAGCATGGCCGCAGCCGTCGCCCGCTCGAAGAGCGCGACGCGGGCGCCTGAGTTCTCGAGCACATAGCGGAGCTCGCCTCCCGCGAGCCTGAAGTTCGCCGGCACCGGCACGGCGCCGATGGTCTGGAGCGCCCAGTACGCCAGCACGTGCTCGAGGCGGTTCTTGAGCGCGAAGAGCACGCGGTCGCCCCGGCGGACGCCCAGCCCCGCGAAGGCGCGGCCGAGCGCCGCCGCCTGGCTGGCGAGGTCGGCGTAGGTCACCCGGCGCGCGCCGTCCACGACGGCTGGCGCCTCCGGGTGTCGCAGCGCCGCGCGATCAAGGAGCCGGGCGAGGGTCACGGGACCACGCGCACCTTGCCCCGGTTCTTCCGGTCCAGCACGTGCTGCACGGCGGCCCGCGCGTCCTTGAGCGGGAACACGCGATCGACCACCGGCTTGAGCCGCCCGTCGACCAGGTGCTCGAGCACGGTCTCCAGCTCCGTGAGGGAGCCGAGATTGGTGCCGAGGATCCTGAGGTTCTTGGAATAGACGTGGCGCAGGTCCAGACGTCCCCAGTGCGTGTCGTGAGAGCCGATGGAGACGAGGGTACCCAGCCGGGCGAGCGCATAGACGCTCCGCTCGAAGGTCTCGCCGCCGATGTGCTCGATCACGACGTCGACGCCGCGCTTGCCGCTCCAGCGCTTCGTCTCCTCGACGAAATCCTGCGTCCGGTAGTTCACCACGTGCTCGGCGCCCAGCGAGCGGGCGAAGTCGATCTTGTCGTCGGACCCCACCGTCGTGATCACGCGCGCGCCGCAGAGGCGGGCGATCTGGATGGCCGCGCTGCCGACGCCGCTGCCCGCCGCGTGCACGAGCACCCGCTGGCCCGGCCGGCAGCCCGCCTGGGCGACCAGCGCATGCCAGGAGGTCAGCATGGCGAGCGGCACCGCTGCCCCCGCCTCGAAGGAGATCGCCTCCGGCAGGGGCAGGACGTTGGCCGCCGGCGCTCGGACCAGCTCGGCGTAGCCGCCGTCCTTGTGGGCGCCGAGATAGCCGTAGCGCACGCACACCGTGCGGGCGCCGCGCAGGCAGTACTCGCAGCGTCCGCACGAGAAGCCGGGGAAGATGATCACC from Candidatus Rokuibacteriota bacterium encodes the following:
- a CDS encoding enoyl-CoA hydratase/isomerase family protein, producing the protein MSEFLRVERKGAVAILWIDRQPKMNTMTVAMRNEFPGIFAGLEADEGVRVIVVRGAGGKAFSAGGDVAEFLTLAPADLELWGDTLTSAERCRKPVIAAIDGFAMGAGLELAVACDFRIATLRSEFAFPEV
- a CDS encoding AMP-binding protein codes for the protein MTLARLLDRAALRHPEAPAVVDGARRVTYADLASQAAALGRAFAGLGVRRGDRVLFALKNRLEHVLAYWALQTIGAVPVPANFRLAGGELRYVLENSGARVALFERATAAAMLEATQRWRGRLVFVGDAPPGGTLAFAELLASGAGAAALSSPVAEGDLSLILYTSGTTGRPKGVPRTHRNHHAGALAHVIQCGYQWGERTLGVMPLYHTMGIHSLTSMVAVNGCFVCQADWSAGAALSHIETERLTALYLIPTLYHDLVHSPAFRPERVASVRKLAYAGAPMLAALTGACVAAFRPVTFVNHYGSTEIYTFSVFPDVHTKPGCAGRPGIHSRLRVVAASAERRVGPDETVPAGEKGEIIASLDSEEAFAGYWNRPDADAKALRDGWYFTGDMGYLDEAGDLFVSGRVDDMIISGGENIHPVEVEEALARHPEVRDVAVVGEPDEKWGERVVAFVVAGDAGLTAEVLDRHCRESGDLASFKRPRRFVFVKEIPKTASGKILRRLLRDGHYVEVTA
- a CDS encoding zinc-binding dehydrogenase; this encodes MKAAFFKEHGGAEKILYGDYRDPVAGAGELVVRVRACALNQVDMLLLDGRFPPPEGLPHVNGCEVTGTVEAVGVGVTGLAAGQRVIIFPGFSCGRCEYCLRGARTVCVRYGYLGAHKDGGYAELVRAPAANVLPLPEAISFEAGAAVPLAMLTSWHALVAQAGCRPGQRVLVHAAGSGVGSAAIQIARLCGARVITTVGSDDKIDFARSLGAEHVVNYRTQDFVEETKRWSGKRGVDVVIEHIGGETFERSVYALARLGTLVSIGSHDTHWGRLDLRHVYSKNLRILGTNLGSLTELETVLEHLVDGRLKPVVDRVFPLKDARAAVQHVLDRKNRGKVRVVP